The following coding sequences lie in one Musa acuminata AAA Group cultivar baxijiao chromosome BXJ3-1, Cavendish_Baxijiao_AAA, whole genome shotgun sequence genomic window:
- the LOC103982793 gene encoding inactive leucine-rich repeat receptor-like serine/threonine-protein kinase At1g60630 translates to MEVRPVSPRYDFYLFFLLIVCLPSSFLRASADVELRTGDFDALLALKSSIDPHDSLPWRQEAVSELCGGWKGVKQCSPDGRVTKLVVEFLNLTGTLLQELLAPLDQLRVLSFKANSLSGAIPDLSPLVNLKSLFLSDNQFSGRIPVTIASLHRLKVIVLSHNLLSGPIPTSLAGLPRLHGLLLQDNRLMGEIPALDQPSLLYLNVSGNNLSGEIPATRSLSRFNRSSFLDNPNLCGDQIGAPCTQKLIFPPPTVSPKSSFDQVNAIPPRLLRTNKKSIRRIIGIVAGSVAGAFFLSVCLTVALLLAYKRKRRRLIESRSIGHGSGGRSKPLEEGSSDGGGGGKGGFSWEAEDVGKLVFCGGAGEMYSLEELLRASAETLGRGTVGSTYKAVMESGFIVTVKRLKDASRPPAEEFRRRMEELGRLHHPNLVPFRAYFHAKDERLLVYDYFPNGSLFSLIHGSRPSGSGKPLHWTSCLKIAEDVAAGLLYLHQTNPPTVHADLKPSNVLLGPDFESCLTDYGLIPSLLPASHDDLSAPSPSSSSSSSSAAAAVFYRAPESRLPNPAFTPLSDVYSFGVLLLELLTGKTPMHDLVEERGADIPRWVRSVRKREKNDSGEDPGPSEEKLTALLDIAVACVAVEAEKRPPTEEVLQMIREARVEVVASSNSSDHSPGRWSDTLQSLPKHGP, encoded by the exons ATGGAAGTGCGACCTGTTTCTCCCAGGTATGATTTttatctcttcttcctcctcatcgtCTGCTTGCCGTCCTCGTTCCTTCGCGCTTCCGCCGACGTCGAATTGAGAACCGGCGACTTCGACGCGCTCTTGGCCTTGAAGTCTTCCATTGATCCTCACGACTCCTTGCCGTGGCGCCAAGaagcagtctctgagctctgcggcGGGTGGAAGGGGGTGAAGCAGTGCTCTCCTGATGGTAGAGTGACCAAGCTCGTGGTCGAGTTCCTTAACCTCACCGGGACGTTGCTTCAGGAACTCCTCGCTCCTCTCGACCAACTTCGCGTTCTCAGCTTCAAGGCCAATTCTCTTTCCGGTGCCATTCCCGACCTCTCCCCCCTCGTCAACCTCAAATCCCTCTTCCTTAGCGACAATCAGTTCTCCGGCCGGATCCCGGTCACCATAGCCTCTCTTCACCGCCTAAAGGTGATCGTCCTCTCCCACAACCTCCTTTCCGGCCCCATTCCGACGTCCTTGGCCGGCCTACCGCGGCTCCATGGGCTCCTGCTCCAAGACAACCGCCTTATGGGGGAGATCCCGGCGCTCGACCAACCCAGTCTCCTCTACCTCAATGTCTCCGGCAACAACCTCTCTGGTGAGATCCCCGCCACCCGCTCCCTTTCTCGCTTCAACCGCTCCTCTTTCCTCGACAATCCCAACCTATGCGGGGATCAAATCGGAGCCCCCTGCACCCAGAAGTTGATATTTCCGCCTCCCACTGTCAGTCCAAAATCATCCTTTGACCAAGTAAACGCCATCCCTCCGCGTCTACTTCGCACCAACAAGAAAAGCATTAGAAGGATCATCGGCATCGTCGCCGGTTCGGTCGCCGGGGCGTTCTTCTTATCAGTTTGCTTGACAGTGGCATTGCTATTGGCAtacaagagaaagagaagaagattaaTCGAGAGCCGATCCATCGGACACGGATCAGGCGGCCGCAGCAAGCCCCTCGAAGAAGGCAGCAGCGACGGCGGAGGAGGGGGGAAGGGCGGGTTCTCGTGGGAGGCGGAGGATGTTGGGAAGTTGGTGTTCTGCGGCGGCGCGGGGGAGATGTACAGCCTGGAGGAACTGCTGCGGGCGTCCGCGGAGACGCTGGGGCGGGGAACGGTGGGGAGTACGTATAAGGCGGTGATGGAGTCGGGGTTCATCGTGACGGTGAAGCGGCTCAAGGACGCGTCCCGCCCGCCCGCCGAGGAGTTCCGACGGCGGATGGAGGAGCTCGGCCGCCTGCACCACCCCAACCTGGTGCCCTTTCGTGCCTACTTCCATGCCAAGGATGAGCGCCTCCTCGTCTACGACTACTTTCCCAACGGCAGCCTCTTCTCCCTCATCCATG GGTCGCGGCCCTCCGGAAGCGGGAAGCCGCTTCATTGGACGTCGTGTTTGAAGATCGCGGAGGACGTCGCCGCCGGCCTCCTCTACCTCCACCAGACTAACCCGCCCACCGTCCACGCCGACCTCAAGCCCTCCAACGTCCTCCTCGGCCCCGACTTCGAGTCCTGCCTCACCGACTACGGCCTCATCCCTTCCCTCCTCCCCGCCTCCCACGACGACCTCTCCgcaccctccccctcctcctcctcctcctcctcctccgccgctgccgccgtCTTCTACCGCGCCCCCGAGTCCCGCCTCCCCAACCCCGCCTTCACCCCCCTCTCCGACGTCTACAGCTTCGGCGTGCTCCTCCTGGAACTCCTCACCGGGAAGACCCCCATGCACGACCTGGTGGAGGAGCGCGGCGCCGACATCCCCAGGTGGGTCCGCTCCGTGCGAAAGCGGGAGAAGAACGACTCCGGCGAGGACCCCGGGCCGTCCGAGGAGAAGCTCACAGCGCTGCTGGACATCGCAGTCGCGTGCGTGGCAGTCGAGGCGGAGAAACGGCCGCCGACGGAGGAGGTGCTGCAGATGATCAGAGAAGCAAGGGTGGAGGTGGTGGCGTCGTCCAACAGCAGCGACCACTCGCCCGGGAGGTGGTCCGATACGCTGCAGAGCTTGCCGAAGCACGGCCCCTAA
- the LOC135628594 gene encoding tobamovirus multiplication protein 3-like isoform X1 produces MASSSAFLALRSASDWWDEVNNSSLWQDRIFHALSLLFGLISVVALIQLVRIECRVPEFGWTTQKVFHFLNFLVNGVRSLVFVFRRGIQKINPVIIQHILLDLPGLAFFTTYALLVLFWAEIYYQARSVSTDGLRPSFYTINAVVYVIQISLWLVLWWKPVQAMIILSKLFFAGVSFFAALGFLLYGGRLFLMLKRFPVESKGRRKKLQEVGYVTTICFLCFLLRCIMICFNTFDKAADLDVLDHPILNFIYYLFVEILPSALVLFILRKLPPKRGITQYHPIH; encoded by the exons ATGGCCTCCTCGTCGGCCTTTCTTGCGCTCCGGAGCGCCTCCGATTGGTGGGATGAGGTGAACAACTCCAGCCTGTGGCAGGATCGGATCTTCCACGCCCTCTCCCTTCTCTTTGGACTCATCTCCGTCGTCGCCCTC ATTCAATTGGTTAGGATCGAATGTAGAGTACCCGAGTTTGGCTGGACGACGCAGAAGGTCTTCCACTTCTTGAACTTCCTCGTGAATGGGG TTCGGTCTCTCGTCTTTGTGTTTCGTAGGGGCATCCAGAAAATAAACCCCGTG ATAATTCAACATATTCTACTGGATTTGCCTGGTCTTGCATTCTTTACTACATATGCTCTGCTGGTTTTATTTTGGGCTGAAATCTATTATCAG GCACGTTCTGTGTCTACTGATGGGCTTAGGCCAAGCTTCTACACAATTAATGCGGTGGTCTATGTTATTCAG ATCTCTCTTTGGTTAGTTTTGTGGTGGAAGCCAGTTCAAGCTATGATCATTTTATCCAAGTTATTCTTTGCAG GTGTCTCATTCTTTGCTGCCCTTGGTTTTCTTTTATATGGAGGGAG GCTTTTCTTAATGTTGAAGCGCTTCCCTGTTGAATCAAAAGGGCGACGTAAGAAGTTACAGGAG GTTGGCTATGTTACGACCATATGTTTCCTATGTTTCTTGTTGAGATGCATTATG ATTTGCTTCAACACTTTTGACAAAGCTGCAGACCTTGATGTTCTGGATCATCCAATTCTGAACTTCATATACTACCTG TTTGTTGAAATTTTGCCCTCAGCTCTAGTACTTTTCATCTTAAGGAAATTACCGCCTAAACGTGGGATCACTCAATACCATCCAATCCATTGA
- the LOC135628594 gene encoding tobamovirus multiplication protein 3-like isoform X2 has protein sequence MASSSAFLALRSASDWWDEVNNSSLWQDRIFHALSLLFGLISVVALIQLVRIECRVPEFGWTTQKVFHFLNFLVNGVRSLVFVFRRGIQKINPVIIQHILLDLPGLAFFTTYALLVLFWAEIYYQARSVSTDGLRPSFYTINAVVYVIQISLWLVLWWKPVQAMIILSKLFFAGVSFFAALGFLLYGGRLFLMLKRFPVESKGRRKKLQEVGYVTTICFLCFLLRCIMHFNH, from the exons ATGGCCTCCTCGTCGGCCTTTCTTGCGCTCCGGAGCGCCTCCGATTGGTGGGATGAGGTGAACAACTCCAGCCTGTGGCAGGATCGGATCTTCCACGCCCTCTCCCTTCTCTTTGGACTCATCTCCGTCGTCGCCCTC ATTCAATTGGTTAGGATCGAATGTAGAGTACCCGAGTTTGGCTGGACGACGCAGAAGGTCTTCCACTTCTTGAACTTCCTCGTGAATGGGG TTCGGTCTCTCGTCTTTGTGTTTCGTAGGGGCATCCAGAAAATAAACCCCGTG ATAATTCAACATATTCTACTGGATTTGCCTGGTCTTGCATTCTTTACTACATATGCTCTGCTGGTTTTATTTTGGGCTGAAATCTATTATCAG GCACGTTCTGTGTCTACTGATGGGCTTAGGCCAAGCTTCTACACAATTAATGCGGTGGTCTATGTTATTCAG ATCTCTCTTTGGTTAGTTTTGTGGTGGAAGCCAGTTCAAGCTATGATCATTTTATCCAAGTTATTCTTTGCAG GTGTCTCATTCTTTGCTGCCCTTGGTTTTCTTTTATATGGAGGGAG GCTTTTCTTAATGTTGAAGCGCTTCCCTGTTGAATCAAAAGGGCGACGTAAGAAGTTACAGGAG GTTGGCTATGTTACGACCATATGTTTCCTATGTTTCTTGTTGAGATGCATTATG CATTTTAATCATTGA
- the LOC135629427 gene encoding zinc finger CCCH domain-containing protein 32-like, translated as MESDGGHEAIQPVTAEEEALKRNTDCVYFLASPLTCKKGGECEYRHSEGARINPRDCWYWLNGNCLNPKCSFRHPPLDSCFTMPAPVTTSRPIPPQTAATSNPAARSPPGNINKQIPGNVGKQGVPCYYFQWGQCLKGERCPFMHGPQASSSAVSQHNATTSAYLAESPQTSKKGTQQSTSLQWNVAELDKSRVAVNMPVEMPPATTKNVTKAENVINNEPSANKLLSPYSLNDEPSLLPQMTLSVGSGYTLSQPWSHQVQPWHEKPENVRDTDEFLREHSPGFDVLVEDDSSHPDYFHNEDNFRRVSAHDGQKLEPEDDYDNHHRHYEPLTKFDRDRYNAIGKDDNYENCGLEPKTFDRNLGKPSSLERRVRDNEKKLDEADGSDLRHQLLKQRRLTGSGSTESPHGRHEHHRRDDRHAEERGYGRHSRDQRQLPVKSSISTRLQGRITFPGRSSIERASDLHLEKERGRRPRGRLSPTRQITYQLRHPERIRQQQSEDFNKDTRNTRNKPTRRDDTNSLDFVGPKSLAELKGAKITGSSDVQSITSTVANTKLNKENSGKVEGLQESENSPSFEGPKPLNAILKRKRESAYVDSEISTCPYENNIGGGESAINSSAQAAVVNLPPVALPEVEKEGNYRIDHDETHEVKAVEEEVQEEEEEGLIPPEDKELNYNDQSSAKAGAVEAEDGMDLENVEDEELENYDQRDEDFEYEAGGAEDGENTFQDDEDEFDDEDDFARKVSVMLS; from the exons ATGGAATCTGACGGCGGGCATGAGGCAATCCAGCCGGTGACTGCGGAGGAGGAGGCGCTGAAGCGGAACACGGACTGTGTCTACTTCTTGGCGTCACCGTTGACCTGCAAGAAG GGGGGTGAGTGTGAATATCGTCATAGTGAGGGTGCCAGAATTAACCCCAGAGATTGCTGGTATTGGTTAAATGGTAACTGCCTGAATCCAAAATGTTCATTTCGCCATCCG CCACTTGATTCCTGTTTTACAATGCCGGCTCCAGTGACTACCTCTAGACCAATTCCACCTCAAACTGCAGCAACATCAAACCCTGCTGCACGTTCTCCTCCTGGTAACATCAATAAACAGATTCCTGGTAATGTTGGTAAACAAGGTGTTCCCTGCTACTACTTTCAATGGGGGCAGTGTTTGAAAGGTGAAAGGTGTCCTTTCATGCATGGGCCACAGGCATCTAGCAGTGCTGTTTCCCAGCACAATGCAACAACTTCTGCATATCTTGCTGAATCACCACAAACAAGTAAGAAGGGTACACAACAGAGCACTAGTTTGCAATGGAATGTTGCTGAACTAGATAAATCAAGGGTGGCTGTTAACATGCCAGTTGAAATGCCACCTGCTACAACAAAAAATGTTACCAAAGCTGAGAATGTTATTAACAATGAACCATCAGCAAACAAATTATTGTCACCGTATTCATTGAATGATGAGCCTTCCTTACTGCCACAGATGACTCTTTCTGTTGGCAGTGGCTATACTCTAAGCCAGCCATGGAGTCATCAGGTGCAGCCTTGGCATGAGAAACCCGAGAATGTTAGGGATACTGATGAGTTCTTGCGGGAACATTCTCCTGGTTTTGATGTGCTTGTGGAAGATGATAGTAGTCACCCTGATTACTTCCACAATGAAGATAACTTTAGAAGGGTGTCAGCTCATGATGGACAGAAACTTGAACCTGAAGATGATTACGACAACCACCACAGGCATTACGAACCTTTGACCAAGTTTGACAGGGATCGATACAATGCCATAGGCAAAGATGACAACTATGAAAATTGTGGCTTGGAACCAAAGACATTTGATAGGAACTTGGGCAAACCATCATCACTTGAAAGAAGAGTGCGTGACAATGAAAAAAAACTTGATGAGGCAGATGGCTCGGATTTGCGCCATCAGCTACTTAAACAAAGAAGGCTTACCGGTTCAGGGTCTACTGAAAGTCCTCATGGTCGTCATGAGCACCACCGGAGGGATGACCGCCACGCTGAGGAGAGGGGTTATGGCCGTCATTCTAGAGATCAAAGACAATTGCCTGTAAAGAGTTCCATAAGCACTCGTCTGCAAGGTAGAATTACATTCCCTGGAAGATCTTCAATTGAAAGGGCCAGTGATTTGCACTTGGAGAAAGAGAGAGGCAGGAGACCTCGAGGAAGATTGTCACCAACAAGACAAATAACTTACCAGCTGAGACATCCGGAAAGAATAAGACAGCAACAAAGCGAGGATTTTAACAAAGATACAAGGAATACTAGAAACAAGCCAACCAGAAGAGATGACACTAACTCTCTAGATTTTGTTGGTCCAAAATCTCTTGCAGAGCTGAAAGGTGCAAAGATCACTGGGAGTTCTGATGTGCAGTCGATCACAAGTACAGTTGCTAATACCAAACTGAACAAAGAGAATTCTGGAAAAGTAGAGGGGCTTCAGGAATCAGAAAATTCTCCATCATTTGAAGGTCCAAAACCACTGAATGCCATTCTGAAGAGGAAACGGGAGTCAGCCTATGTGGATAGTGAAATTTCTACTTGCCCATATGAAAACAACATTGGTGGTGGAGAATCTGCTATCAATAGTTCTGCACAGGCAGCAGTTGTAAATTTGCCACCAGTTGCTTTACCGGAAGTAGAAAAGGAAGGCAACTATAGAATTGATCACGACGAGACACACGAGGTTAAAGCAGTTGAAGAGGAAGtgcaggaggaagaagaggagggtctGATCCCTCCAGAAGACAAGGAGCTAAATTACAACGATCAGTCATCCGCCAAAGCTGGTGCTGTTGAAGCTGAAGATGGCATGGATTTGGAAAATGTGGAAGATGAAGAGCTGGAAAATTATGATCAGAGAGATGAAGACTTCGAGTATGAAGCAGGGGGGGCAGAAGATGGCGAGAACACATTCCAGGATGATGAAGACGAGTTTGATGATGAGGACGACTTTGCAAGAAAGGTCAGTGTCATGTTATCCTGA
- the LOC135628873 gene encoding DNA-directed RNA polymerase II subunit 4, with amino-acid sequence MSGEEEENAAELKIGEEFLKAKCLMNCEVARILDHKYDQLQQTSDDPTNQISQVFEKSMQYVKRFSRYKNPDAVRQVREVLSRYKLAEFELCVLGNLCPETVEEAIAIVPSIKSKGRMLEDDAIEKMLHDLSLIKKFE; translated from the exons ATGTctggggaggaggaagagaacgCCGCCGAACTAAAGATCGGCGAAG AATTTTTGAAGGCAAAGTGTTTGATGAACTGTGAAGTTGCACGTATTCTGGACCATAAATATGACCAGCTTCAACAGACATCAGATGATCCTACAAACCAGATATCCCA GGTGTTTGAAAAGTCAATGCAGTATGTGAAGCGCTTTAGCCGCTACAAGAACCCTGATGCAGTGAGACAAGTCCGAGA AGTGTTAAGCAGATATAAGTTGGCTGAATTTGAG CTTTGTGTGCTTGGAAATCTCTGTCCTGAAACTGTTGAAGAAGCTATTGCAATTGTCCCATCTATCAAG AGCAAAGGGCGGATGCTTGAAGATGATGCGATCGAGAAAATGCTGCATGATCTCTCACTGATTAAGAAATTTGAATAG
- the LOC135628871 gene encoding uncharacterized protein LOC135628871, producing the protein MENHQHYNKRKRDESPPVPSSASQDAGGGVDLSLLEAVEKSAQNGGVEVLDLRTLKKLVLAFERRLRDNLEARMKYPDQPDKFADSEVELHEEIERLKVLAGAPELYPELVALNTVPSLVDLLGHDNADIAVDVVSLLMDLTDEDVLGDDDDNEEAVRVLVDTLLENNALELLVQNLARLSEADPDEATAIYNTLSTIENLIEVKPAVAELVCERTKLLRWLIGRIKVREFDANKQYASEIMAILLQNSPTNQKRLGQMNGVDAVLQAVALYKSRDPKSEDEEEMLENLFDCLCCLLMPMENKERFLKSEGVELMIIIMKQKKSAYGSSIRALDFAMTKYPPACERFVDVLGLKTAFAAFMGKIPVSKKKKKESYQEELEERLISLIASLFGGILRGSRRERLLSKFVENECEKIDRLMELYMRYSDRIKAETERLDRLQLDDLEIDEEERYNRKLEAGLYTLQLIAVILGHLWSSDHSRMRDRIELLLKQNKLTKKDVRCILQEYHDNIGDLDGPEEKERAQSKIQKFISAL; encoded by the exons ATGGAGAACCACCAACACTACAACAAGCGTAAGCGAGATGAGTCGCCTCCAGTCCCCTCCTCCGCGTCCCAGGACGCCGGCGGCGGCGTCGACCTCTCCCTCCTCGAGGCGGTAGAGAAGTCGGCGCAGAACGGCGGCGTGGAGGTGCTCGACCTACGCACCCTGAAGAAGCTGGTGCTCGCCTTTGAGCGCCGCCTTCGTGACAACCTCGAGGCCCGCATGAAGTATCCGGACCAGCCTGACAAGTTCGCCGACTCCGAGGTCGAGCTCCACGAGGAGATCGAGCGCCTCAAGGTCCTCGCCGGCGCCCCCGAGCTGTACCCGGAGCTCGTCGCCCTCAACACCGTTCCCTCCCTCGTCGACCTACTTGGCCACGACAATGCCGACATCGCCGTCGACGTCGTCTCCCTCCTCATGGACCTCACTGACGAGGACGTTCTTGGCGACGACGATGACAACGAGGAGGCCGTTCGCGTCCTCGTCGACACCCTTCTTGAGAACAACGCTCTGGAGCTACTCGTACAGAACCTCGCCCGCCTCTCCGAGGCCGACCCTGACGAGGCCACCGCCATCTACAATACCCTCTCTACCATCGAGAACCTCATTGAGGTCAAACCAGCTGTCGCCGAGCTCGTCTGCGAGCGGACAAAGCTGCTGCGCTGGCTCATCGGCAGGATCAAGGTGCGTGAGTTTGACGCCAACAAGCAGTACGCCTCGGAGATCATGGCGATTCTGCTGCAGAACAGCCCCACAAACCAGAAGCGGCTTGGCCAGATGAATGGCGTGGACgctgtgctgcaggcggtggctttGTACAAGTCACGAGATCCAAAGAGCGAGGATGAGGAGGAGATGCTTGAGAACCTGTTTGACTGCCTATGCTGCCTGCTGATGCCAATGGAGAACAAGGAGAGGTTCTTGAAGTCAGAGGGCGTAGAgctcatgatcatcatcatgaAGCAGAAGAAGTCTGCTTATGGGTCTTCGATCAGGGCGCTCGATTTTGCAATGACGAAGTATCCTCCAGCATGTGAGCGGTTTGTGGATGTGTTGGGTTTGAAGACAGCTTTCGCAGCGTTCATGGGTAAG ATTCCAGTaagcaagaaaaagaagaaagagagctACCAGGAGGAGTTAGAGGAGCGCCTTATTTCACTCATTGCATCGTTATTTG GTGGTATTCTGAGAGGTTCAAGAAGGGAACGATTGTTGAGCAAATTTGTAGAAAACGAATGTGAAAAGATAGACCGACTAATGGAACTTTATATGCG GTACTCCGACAGAATAAAAGCTGAGACTGAAAGACTTGATAGACTTCAATTGGATGATTTAGAG ATTGATGAAGAGGAGCGATATAACCGAAAGCTCGAAGCTGGGCTTTATACTCTTCAA TTGATTGCTGTTATACTGGGACATCTCTGGTCTTCTGA TCATTCGAGGATGAGAGACAGGATTGAGCTGCTACTTAAGCAGAATAAATTGACAAAGAAGGATGTGAGATGCATACTTCAG GAGTATCACGATAACATTGGAGATCTTGATGGACCTGAAGAGAAGGAGCGAGCACAGTCAAAGATTCAAAAGTTCATTTCTGCACTTTGA